One Phocoena sinus isolate mPhoSin1 chromosome 14, mPhoSin1.pri, whole genome shotgun sequence genomic region harbors:
- the AP1B1 gene encoding AP-1 complex subunit beta-1 isoform X2, with protein sequence MTDSKYFTTTKKGEIFELKAELNSDKKEKKKEAVKKVIASMTVGKDVSALFPDVVNCMQTDNLELKKLVYLYLMNYAKSQPDMAIMAVNTFVKDCEDPNPLIRALAVRTMGCIRVDKITEYLCEPLRKCLKDEDPYVRKTAAVCVAKLHDINAQLVEDQGFLDTLKDLISDSNPMVVANAVAALSEIAESHPSSNLLDLNPQSINKLLTALNECTEWGQIFILDCLANYTPKDDREAQSICERVTPRLSHANSAVVLSAVKVLMKFMEMLSKDLDYYGTLLKKLAPPLVTLLSAEPELQYVALRNINLIVQKRPEILKHEMKVFFVKYNDPIYVKLEKLDIMIRLASQANIAQVLAELKEYATEVDVDFVRKAVRAIGRCAIKVEQSAERCVSTLLDLIQTKVNYVVQEAIVVIKDIFRKYPNKYESVIATLCENLDSLDEPEARAAMIWIVGEYAERIDNADELLESFLEGFHDESTQVQLQLLTAIVKLFLKKPTETQELVQQVLSLATQDSDNPDLRDRGYIYWRLLSTDPVAAKEVVLAEKPLISEETDLIEPTLLDELICYIGTLASVYHKPPSAFVEGGRGVVHKSLPPRTASSESTESPETAPAGAPPGEQLDVIPTQGDLLGDLLNLDLGPPVSGPPLATSSVQMGAVDLLGSGLDSLIGASNFVSPPAAAVPANLGAPMGSGLSDLFDLTSGVGTLSGSYVAPKAVWLPAMKAKGLEISGTFTRQVGSISMDLQLTNKALQVMTDFAIQFNRNSFGLAPAAPLQVHAPLSPNQTVEISLPLNTVGSVMKMEPLNNLQVAVKNNIDVFYFSTLYPLHILFVEDGKMDRQMFLATWKDIPNENEAQFQIRDCPLNAEAVSSRLQSSNIFTIAKRNVEGQDMLYQSLKLTNGIWVLAELRIQPGNPSFMLSLKCRAPEVSQHVYQAYETILKN encoded by the exons ATGACGGACTCAAAATATTTCACCACAACCAAGAAAG GGGAGATCTTCGAGCTGAAGGCAGAGCTGAACAGTgacaagaaggagaagaagaaggaggcgGTGAAGAAAGTGATTGCGTCCATGACCGTGGGCAAAGACGTCAG TGCCCTCTTCCCCGACGTGGTGAACTGTATGCAGACGGACAACCTGGAGCTGAAAAAGCTGGTGTACCTGTACTTGATGAACTATGCCAAGAGTCAGCCCGACATGGCCATCATGGCCGTCAACACCTTTGTGAAG GACTGTGAGGACCCCAACCCCCTGATCCGGGCCCTGGCTGTGCGGACCATGGGCTGCATCCGCGTTGACAAGATCACAGAGTACCTATGCGAGCCACTCCGGAAGTGCCTGAAGGACGAGGACCCATATGTGCGCAAGACGGCGGCTGTGTGCGTGGCCAAGCTCCACGACATCAATGCCCAGCTGGTAGAGGACCAGGGCTTCCTGGATACCCTTAAAGACCTCATCTCTGACTCTAACCCCATG GTGGTGGCAAACGCAGTGGCTGCCCTCTCGGAGATCGCCGAATCTCACCCCAGCAGCAACCTGCTTGATCTGAACCCGCAGTCCATTAACAAGCTGCTGACAGCCCTGAACGAGTGCACCGAGTGGGGCCAGATCTTCATCCTGGACTGCCTGGCCAACTACACACCCAAGGACGACCGGGAGGCCCAGAG CATCTGTGAGCGGGTCACCCCCAGGCTCTCCCACGCCAACTCTGCTGTAGTGTTGTCTGCTGTGAAGGTGCTGATGAAGTTCATGGAGATGTTGTCCAAGGACCTGGACTACTATGGCACGCTGCTCAAGAAGCTGGCCCCGCCCCTGGTCACACTGCTGTCGGCCGAACCGGAGCTGCAGTACGTGGCCCTGCGAAACATCAACCTCATCGTGCAGAAAAG GCCTGAGATCCTGAAGCACGAGATGAAGGTGTTCTTTGTGAAGTACAATGACCCCATCTACGTGAAGCTGGAGAAGCTGGACATCATGATCCGCCTGGCCTCCCAGGCCAACATCGCCCAG GTGTTGGCGGAGTTGAAAGAGTACGCGACAGAGGTGGATGTGGACTTTGTACGGAAGGCTGTGCGAGCCATTGGCCGTTGCGCCATCAAGGTGGAG CAATCTGCCGAGCGCTGCGTGAGCACGCTGCTCGATCTCATCCAGACCAAGGTCAACTACGTGGTCCAGGAAGCCATCGTGGTCATCAAGGACATCTTCCGCAAGTACCCCAACAA GTATGAGAGCGTGATCGCCACGCTGTGCGAGAACCTGGATTCCCTGGACGAGCCTGAGGCCCGGGCCGCCATGATCTGGATAGTGGGCGAGTACGCCGAGCGGATAGACAACGCGGATGAGCTGCTCGAGAGCTTCCTAGAGGGCTTCCATGACGAGAGCACCCAG GtccagctgcagctgctgacAGCCATCGTGAAACTCTTTCTGAAGAAGCCGACAGAGACTCAGGAGCTGGTGCAGCAGGTCCTCAGCTTGGCCACTCAG GACTCAGACAACCCGGACCTGCGAGACCGCGGCTACATCTACTGGCGCCTGCTCTCCACGGACCCCGTGGCTGCCAAGGAGGTGGTGCTGGCGGAGAAGCCGCTCATCTCGGAGGAGACAGACCTCATCGAGCCCACGCTGCTGGACGAGCTCATCTGCTACATCGGCACCCTGGCCTCAGTCTACCACAAGCCGCCCAGTGCCTTCGTGGAGGGGGGCCGGGGCGTCGTGCACAAGAGCCTGCCGCCCCGCACCGCCTC GAGTGAGAGCACAGAGAGCCCGGAGACGGCCCCTGCCGGAGCGCCCCCTGGCGAGCAGCTGGATGTCATCCCCACCCAGGGCGACCTGCTGGGCGACCTCCTCAACCTGGACCTCGGCCCTCCGGTGAGTGGCCCACCCCTGGCCACCTCCTCGGTGCAGATGGGAGCTGTGGACCTTCTTGGCAGCGGCCTCGACAGCCTG ATCGGGGCCTCCAACTTCGTGTCACCCCCAGCAGCAGCAGTACCAGCCAACCTAGGAGCACCCATGGGCAGTGGCCTGAGTGACCTCTTTGACCTGACCAGTGGTGTGGGCACCTTATCAGGATCATATGTGGCTCCCAAAGCA GTCTGGCTCCCAGCTATGAAGGCCAAAGGATTGGAGATCTCAGGTACCTTCACCCGCCAGGTGGGGTCCATCTCCATGGACCTGCAGCTGACCAACAAGGCCTTGCAGGTCATGACCGACTTCGCCATCCAGTTCAACCGCAACAG CTTTGGCCTGGCCCCCGCCGCCCCCCTCCAGGTCCATGCGCCGCTCAGCCCCAACCAGACTGTGGAGATCTCCCTGCCTCTCAACACGGTGGGCTCAGTCATGAAGATGGAGCCTCTGAACAACCTCCAG GTGGCCGTAAAGAACAACATTGACGTCTTCTACTTCAGCACCTTGTACCCGCTGCACATCCTCTTTGTGGAGGATGGGAAGATGG ACCGGCAGATGTTCCTGGCCACGTGGAAGGACATTCCCAATGAGAACGAAGCCCAGTTCCAGATCAGAGACTGCCCCCTGAATGC
- the AP1B1 gene encoding AP-1 complex subunit beta-1 isoform X1 has product MTDSKYFTTTKKGEIFELKAELNSDKKEKKKEAVKKVIASMTVGKDVSALFPDVVNCMQTDNLELKKLVYLYLMNYAKSQPDMAIMAVNTFVKDCEDPNPLIRALAVRTMGCIRVDKITEYLCEPLRKCLKDEDPYVRKTAAVCVAKLHDINAQLVEDQGFLDTLKDLISDSNPMVVANAVAALSEIAESHPSSNLLDLNPQSINKLLTALNECTEWGQIFILDCLANYTPKDDREAQSICERVTPRLSHANSAVVLSAVKVLMKFMEMLSKDLDYYGTLLKKLAPPLVTLLSAEPELQYVALRNINLIVQKRPEILKHEMKVFFVKYNDPIYVKLEKLDIMIRLASQANIAQVLAELKEYATEVDVDFVRKAVRAIGRCAIKVEQSAERCVSTLLDLIQTKVNYVVQEAIVVIKDIFRKYPNKYESVIATLCENLDSLDEPEARAAMIWIVGEYAERIDNADELLESFLEGFHDESTQVQLQLLTAIVKLFLKKPTETQELVQQVLSLATQDSDNPDLRDRGYIYWRLLSTDPVAAKEVVLAEKPLISEETDLIEPTLLDELICYIGTLASVYHKPPSAFVEGGRGVVHKSLPPRTASSESTESPETAPAGAPPGEQLDVIPTQGDLLGDLLNLDLGPPVSGPPLATSSVQMGAVDLLGSGLDSLIGASNFVSPPAAAVPANLGAPMGSGLSDLFDLTSGVGTLSGSYVAPKAVWLPAMKAKGLEISGTFTRQVGSISMDLQLTNKALQVMTDFAIQFNRNSFGLAPAAPLQVHAPLSPNQTVEISLPLNTVGSVMKMEPLNNLQVAVKNNIDVFYFSTLYPLHILFVEDGKMDRQMFLATWKDIPNENEAQFQIRDCPLNAEAVSSRLQSSNIFTIAKRNVEGQDMLYQSLKLTNGIWVLAELRIQPGNPSFMDLELSLKCRAPEVSQHVYQAYETILKN; this is encoded by the exons ATGACGGACTCAAAATATTTCACCACAACCAAGAAAG GGGAGATCTTCGAGCTGAAGGCAGAGCTGAACAGTgacaagaaggagaagaagaaggaggcgGTGAAGAAAGTGATTGCGTCCATGACCGTGGGCAAAGACGTCAG TGCCCTCTTCCCCGACGTGGTGAACTGTATGCAGACGGACAACCTGGAGCTGAAAAAGCTGGTGTACCTGTACTTGATGAACTATGCCAAGAGTCAGCCCGACATGGCCATCATGGCCGTCAACACCTTTGTGAAG GACTGTGAGGACCCCAACCCCCTGATCCGGGCCCTGGCTGTGCGGACCATGGGCTGCATCCGCGTTGACAAGATCACAGAGTACCTATGCGAGCCACTCCGGAAGTGCCTGAAGGACGAGGACCCATATGTGCGCAAGACGGCGGCTGTGTGCGTGGCCAAGCTCCACGACATCAATGCCCAGCTGGTAGAGGACCAGGGCTTCCTGGATACCCTTAAAGACCTCATCTCTGACTCTAACCCCATG GTGGTGGCAAACGCAGTGGCTGCCCTCTCGGAGATCGCCGAATCTCACCCCAGCAGCAACCTGCTTGATCTGAACCCGCAGTCCATTAACAAGCTGCTGACAGCCCTGAACGAGTGCACCGAGTGGGGCCAGATCTTCATCCTGGACTGCCTGGCCAACTACACACCCAAGGACGACCGGGAGGCCCAGAG CATCTGTGAGCGGGTCACCCCCAGGCTCTCCCACGCCAACTCTGCTGTAGTGTTGTCTGCTGTGAAGGTGCTGATGAAGTTCATGGAGATGTTGTCCAAGGACCTGGACTACTATGGCACGCTGCTCAAGAAGCTGGCCCCGCCCCTGGTCACACTGCTGTCGGCCGAACCGGAGCTGCAGTACGTGGCCCTGCGAAACATCAACCTCATCGTGCAGAAAAG GCCTGAGATCCTGAAGCACGAGATGAAGGTGTTCTTTGTGAAGTACAATGACCCCATCTACGTGAAGCTGGAGAAGCTGGACATCATGATCCGCCTGGCCTCCCAGGCCAACATCGCCCAG GTGTTGGCGGAGTTGAAAGAGTACGCGACAGAGGTGGATGTGGACTTTGTACGGAAGGCTGTGCGAGCCATTGGCCGTTGCGCCATCAAGGTGGAG CAATCTGCCGAGCGCTGCGTGAGCACGCTGCTCGATCTCATCCAGACCAAGGTCAACTACGTGGTCCAGGAAGCCATCGTGGTCATCAAGGACATCTTCCGCAAGTACCCCAACAA GTATGAGAGCGTGATCGCCACGCTGTGCGAGAACCTGGATTCCCTGGACGAGCCTGAGGCCCGGGCCGCCATGATCTGGATAGTGGGCGAGTACGCCGAGCGGATAGACAACGCGGATGAGCTGCTCGAGAGCTTCCTAGAGGGCTTCCATGACGAGAGCACCCAG GtccagctgcagctgctgacAGCCATCGTGAAACTCTTTCTGAAGAAGCCGACAGAGACTCAGGAGCTGGTGCAGCAGGTCCTCAGCTTGGCCACTCAG GACTCAGACAACCCGGACCTGCGAGACCGCGGCTACATCTACTGGCGCCTGCTCTCCACGGACCCCGTGGCTGCCAAGGAGGTGGTGCTGGCGGAGAAGCCGCTCATCTCGGAGGAGACAGACCTCATCGAGCCCACGCTGCTGGACGAGCTCATCTGCTACATCGGCACCCTGGCCTCAGTCTACCACAAGCCGCCCAGTGCCTTCGTGGAGGGGGGCCGGGGCGTCGTGCACAAGAGCCTGCCGCCCCGCACCGCCTC GAGTGAGAGCACAGAGAGCCCGGAGACGGCCCCTGCCGGAGCGCCCCCTGGCGAGCAGCTGGATGTCATCCCCACCCAGGGCGACCTGCTGGGCGACCTCCTCAACCTGGACCTCGGCCCTCCGGTGAGTGGCCCACCCCTGGCCACCTCCTCGGTGCAGATGGGAGCTGTGGACCTTCTTGGCAGCGGCCTCGACAGCCTG ATCGGGGCCTCCAACTTCGTGTCACCCCCAGCAGCAGCAGTACCAGCCAACCTAGGAGCACCCATGGGCAGTGGCCTGAGTGACCTCTTTGACCTGACCAGTGGTGTGGGCACCTTATCAGGATCATATGTGGCTCCCAAAGCA GTCTGGCTCCCAGCTATGAAGGCCAAAGGATTGGAGATCTCAGGTACCTTCACCCGCCAGGTGGGGTCCATCTCCATGGACCTGCAGCTGACCAACAAGGCCTTGCAGGTCATGACCGACTTCGCCATCCAGTTCAACCGCAACAG CTTTGGCCTGGCCCCCGCCGCCCCCCTCCAGGTCCATGCGCCGCTCAGCCCCAACCAGACTGTGGAGATCTCCCTGCCTCTCAACACGGTGGGCTCAGTCATGAAGATGGAGCCTCTGAACAACCTCCAG GTGGCCGTAAAGAACAACATTGACGTCTTCTACTTCAGCACCTTGTACCCGCTGCACATCCTCTTTGTGGAGGATGGGAAGATGG ACCGGCAGATGTTCCTGGCCACGTGGAAGGACATTCCCAATGAGAACGAAGCCCAGTTCCAGATCAGAGACTGCCCCCTGAATGC